The following are encoded together in the Citrus sinensis cultivar Valencia sweet orange chromosome 1, DVS_A1.0, whole genome shotgun sequence genome:
- the LOC102613662 gene encoding uncharacterized protein LOC102613662, producing the protein MDPEIAKTQEERRRMEQELASLTSLTFDRDLYGGTDRDAYVSSIPVNDEDDANVDSMDSEVARKLASYTAPKSLLNEMPRGGDDDGSNDNLGFKKPGRIIDREDEYRRRRLQRVISPERHDAFAAGEKTPDPSVRTYVEVMREQAHMREREETLKQIAQKKKEEEEAAKAESGSKRRNRWDQSQDEAVPAPAKKAKPEAASSDWDLPDSTPGVSGRWDATPTPGRVSDATPSAGRRNRWDETPTPGRVADSDGTPAGGVTPGATPAGMTWDATPKGLATPTPKRQRSRWDETPATMGSATPMAGATPAAAYTPGVTPVGAVDVATPTPSAINLRGALTPEQYNLMRWEKDIEERNRPLTDEELDAMFPQEGYKILDPPPSYVPIRTPARKLLATPTPLGTPLYQIPEENRGQQFDVPKEAPGGLPFMKPEDYQYFGALLNEDEEEELSPDEQKERKIMKLLLKVKNGTPPQRKTALRQLTDKAREFGAGPLFNRILPLLMQPTLEDQERHLLVKVIDRVLYKLDELVRPYVHKILVVIEPLLIDEDYYARVEGREIISNLSKAAGLATMIAAMRPDIDNIDEYVRNTTARAFSVVASALGIPALLPFLKAVCQSKKSWQARHTGIKIVQQIAILIGCAVLPHLRSLVEIIEHGLNDENQKVRTITALSLAALAEAAAPYGIESFDSVLKPLWKGIRSHRGKVLAAFLKAIGFIIPLMDALYASYYTKEVMFILIREFQSPDEEMKKIVLKVVKQCVSTEGVEADYIRSDILPEFFRNFWVRRMALDRRNYKQLVETTVEIANKVGVADIVGRIVEDLKDESEPYRRMVMETIEKVVANLGASDIDARLEELLIDGILYAFQEQTSDDANVMLNGFGAVVNSLGQRVKPYLPQICGTIKWRLNNKSAKVRQQAADLISRIAVVMKQCHEEQLMGHLGVVLYEYLGEEYPEVLGSILGALKAIVNVIGMTKMTPPIKDLLPRLTPILKNRHEKVQENCIDLVGRIADRGAEFVPAREWMRICFELLEMLKAHKKGIRRATVNTFGYIAKAIGPQDVLATLLNNLKVQERQNRVCTTVAIAIVAETCSPFTVLPALMNEYRVPELNVQNGVLKSLSFLFEYIGEMGKDYIYAVTPLLEDALMDRDLVHRQTAASAVKHMALGVAGLGCEDALVHLLNYVWPNIFETSPHVINAVMEAIEGMRVALGAAVVLNYCLQGLFHPARKVREVYWKIYNSLYIGAQDALVAAYPTLADEQSNVYSRPELMMFV; encoded by the coding sequence ATGGACCCAGAAATCGCGAAGACGCAAGAAGAACGACGACGAATGGAGCAAGAGCTCGCATCACTTACCTCTCTGACCTTCGATCGCGATCTCTACGGCGGGACCGACCGCGATGCTTACGTCAGTTCGATTCCTGTCAACGACGAGGACGATGCCAATGTCGACTCCATGGATTCTGAGGTTGCTCGGAAACTCGCGTCTTACACGGCCCCCAAGTCCCTCTTAAATGAGATGCCACGTGGAGGCGACGACGATGGTAGTAATGATAACTTAGGGTTTAAGAAGCCGGGCAGGATTATTGACCGTGAGGATGAGTATAGGAGACGGAGGTTGCAGCGCGTGATTTCGCCGGAGAGGCATGACGCGTTTGCAGCGGGGGAGAAGACGCCTGATCCGAGTGTGAGGACTTATGTTGAAGTGATGAGAGAGCAAGCTCATATGAGAGAGAGGGAGGAAACTTTGAAACAGATTGCtcagaagaagaaggaagaggaagaagctGCCAAAGCTGAAAGTGGGTCCAAAAGAAGGAATAGGTGGGATCAGTCCCAGGATGAGGCCGTTCCAGCACCTGCCAAGAAGGCTAAACCAGAAGCAGCCTCATCGGATTGGGACTTACCGGATTCGACACCAGGTGTGAGTGGTCGATGGGACGCAACTCCCACGCCTGGAAGAGTGTCTGATGCGACTCCGTCTGCTGGGAGACGAAACAGATGGGATGAGACACCGACACCTGGAAGGGTGGCTGATTCGGATGGTACCCCAGCCGGGGGTGTCACTCCGGGGGCCACTCCTGCTGGTATGACTTGGGACGCTACTCCTAAAGGCTTAGCCACGCCTACGCCAAAGCGGCAGCGTTCTAGGTGGGATGAGACCCCTGCCACCATGGGCAGTGCCACCCCTATGGCTGGAGCCACGCCTGCGGCTGCTTATACTCCTGGTGTCACTCCTGTGGGTGCAGTTGACGTGGCAACTCCAACGCCCAGTGCTATTAATCTTCGTGGAGCACTTACGCCTGAgcaatataatttaatgagaTGGGAGAAGGATATTGAAGAAAGAAACCGGCCGTTAACTGATGAAGAGCTTGATGCTATGTTTCCTCAAGAAGGGTATAAGATTTTGGATCCACCACCATCCTATGTGCCAATAAGGACTCCAGCCAGGAAATTGTTAGCAACTCCTACACCATTAGGGACACCGCTGTACCAAATTCCTGAGGAGAATCGTGGGCAGCAGTTTGATGTGCCTAAAGAGGCGCCTGGCGGCTTGCCGTTTATGAAGCCGGAGGATTATCAGTACTTTGGGGCTTTGCTGAATGAGGATGAGGAGGAGGAGTTGTCGCCGGATGAgcagaaagagagaaagattATGAAGCTTTTGTTGAAGGTTAAGAATGGCACTCCTCCACAGAGGAAGACTGCTTTGAGACAGCTTACTGACAAGGCAAGAGAGTTTGGTGCAGGTCCGTTGTTTAATCGTATTCTACCTTTACTTATGCAACCCACTTTAGAAGATCAGGAGAGGCATCTTTTGGTTAAGGTTATTGATAGGGTGCTGTATAAGTTAGATGAGTTGGTCAGGCCTTATGTGCATAAGATTCTTGTCGTTATTGAGCCTTTGTTGATTGATGAGGACTATTATGCCCGTGTGGAGGGAAGAGAAATTATATCCAATCTGAGTAAGGCTGCGGGGTTGGCAACAATGATTGCTGCTATGCGTCCAGATATTGATAATATTGATGAGTATGTTAGGAACACAACTGCTAGGGCTTTCAGTGTTGTTGCTTCGGCTCTTGGGATTCCTGCTCTGTTACCCTTTTTGAAAGCCGTTTGCCAAAGTAAGAAATCTTGGCAAGCACGACACACTGGAATTAAGATTGTTCAGCAGATTGCTATCTTGATTGGCTGTGCTGTCCTTCCGCATCTTAGGTCTCTTGTGGAGATTATAGAACATGGTCTTAATGATGAAAATCAGAAGGTCAGGACGATTACGGCCTTGTCTCTAGCTGCTCTTGCCGAGGCGGCTGCCCCATATGGTATTGAGAGCTTTGACTCAGTCTTGAAGCCATTGTGGAAGGGTATCAGGTCCCACCGTGGTAAGGTCTTGGCTGCATTTTTGAAGGCTATTGGTTTTATCATTCCTCTTATGGATGCACTGTATGCCAGCTACTATACTAAGGAAGTCATGTTTATTCTAATTCGTGAGTTCCAGTCTCCtgatgaagaaatgaagaaaattgtgTTGAAAGTTGTGAAGCAGTGTGTGAGTACTGAGGGTGTGGAAGCGGATTATATTCGAAGTGATATTCTTCCAGAGTTCTTTCGCAATTTCTGGGTTAGAAGGATGGCTTTAGATAGGAGAAATTATAAGCAGCTTGTGGAGACTACTGTGGAGATTGCAAACAAGGTTGGTGTTGCTGATATAGTAGGGAGAATTGTTGAGGATCTGAAAGATGAGAGTGAACCTTACAGGCGAATGGTTATGGAAACAATTGAGAAGGTGGTTGCAAACTTGGGCGCATCTGATATTGATGCTAGGTTGGAAGAGCTCCTTATTGATGGAATTCTGTATGCCTTCCAAGAGCAGACCAGTGATGATGCCAATGTGATGCTTAATGGTTTTGGTGCAGTTGTAAATTCTCTTGGGCAGAGAGTGAAACCTTACCTTCCGCAGATTTGTGGTACCATAAAGTGGCGTTTGAATAACAAAAGTGCTAAGGTGAGGCAGCAGGCAGCTGATCTTATTTCAAGGATTGCTGTGGTAATGAAGCAGTGCCACGAGGAGCAATTGATGGGTCACCTTGGTGTTGTATTGTACGAGTACTTGGGAGAAGAATATCCTGAAGTTCTGGGTTCAATTTTGGGAGCCCTGAAGGCCATTGTTAATGTTATTGGTATGACAAAGATGACCCCACCTATCAAGGATTTGCTTCCTAGATTGACTCCAATTTTGAAGAATAGACATGAGAAAGTCCAGGAGAACTGCATTGATCTTGTTGGTCGGATTGCTGATCGTGGAGCTGAGTTTGTGCCTGCTAGAGAGTGGATGAGGATTTGCTTTGAGCTTCTTGAGATGCTTAAAGCCCACAAGAAGGGTATTCGACGAGCTACTGTGAACACATTTGGGTACATTGCTAAAGCCATTGGGCCACAAGATGTGCTGGCTACTCTTTTGAACAATCTCAAGGTTCAGGAACGTCAAAACCGTGTTTGCACGACCGTGGCAATTGCAATTGTTGCTGAAACATGTTCACCTTTCACCGTTTTGCCAGCCCTAATGAACGAGTACCGTGTGCCAGAGCTTAATGTGCAGAATGGTGTTTTGAAGTCTCTCTCCTTCCTTTTCGAGTATATAGGTGAAATGGGCAAAGACTATATCTATGCAGTGACTCCATTGCTTGAAGATGCCCTGATGGATAGAGATTTGGTTCATAGGCAGACTGCAGCTTCTGCAGTTAAGCACATGGCTTTGGGAGTTGCTGGTTTGGGTTGTGAGGATGCTCTCGTTCACTTGCTGAACTATGTATGGCCTAACATTTTTGAGACTTCCCCTCACGTAATAAATGCAGTCATGGAAGCTATTGAAGGGATGAGGGTTGCCCTGGGTGCTGCTGTTGTGCTAAACTACTGCCTACAGGGGCTTTTCCATCCTGCAAGGAAGGTTAGAGAAGTGTACTGGAAGATTTACAACTCACTGTATATTGGTGCACAAGACGCACTTGTGGCGGCTTATCCTACCCTGGCTGATGAGCAGAGTAACGTATATAGCAGGCCCGAGTTAATGATGTTTGTCTGA
- the LOC102613955 gene encoding casein kinase 1-like protein 3 translates to MERIIGVKYKLGRKIGSGSFGEIFLASHVDTNEIVAVKIENSGTKHPQLLYEAKVYKILQGGSGIPNIKWYGVDGEDNVLVLDLLGPSLEDLFVYCRRKFSLKTVLMLADQMIARIEYVHSRGFLHRDIKPDNFLMGLGRKANQVYIIDFGLAKKYRDPTTNRHIPYRENKNLTGTARYASCNTHLGIEQSRRDDLESLGYVLLYFLRGSLPWQGLKAATKKQKYDKICEKKVSTPIEVLCKSHPAEFASYFHYCQSLTFDQRPDYGFLKRLFRDLFSREGYDFDFVFDWTILKYQQTQKTKSQDLLPASRVTNSRVMPMRTDKLKGVNDASCSAEVLECRGSYNRTRPDADMQHRPSVAEKMSSDHHFGKHSMGNASIPSASFVLPSTFNRNFQKPEGPDEAANIGRGHGNKTGASSSWMPL, encoded by the exons atggagagaattatTGGAGTGAAGTATAAGTTAGGTCGCAAAATTGGGAGCGGATCATTTGGTGAAATATTTCTTG CGAGCCACGTCGACACCAATGAAATTGTGGCGGTCAAGATT GAAAACAGCGGGACAAAACATCCGCAACTGCTTTATGAAGCCAAGGTTTATAAGATTCTTCAAGGAGGAA GTGGTATTCCGAATATTAAGTGGTATGGTGTAGACGGGGAGGACAATGTTCTCGTACTTGACCTGCTGGGTCCAAGTCTTGAAGATTTATTTGTCTACTGCAGGAGGAAGTTTTCCTTGAAAACTGTCCTGATGTTGGCTGATCAAATG ATTGCAAGAATAGAATACGTACATTCTAGAGGGTTTCTGCATAGAGACATCAAACCTGATAACTTTCTCATGGGTCTTGGTAGGAAAGCAAATCAG GTCTACATTATTGATTTTGGACTTGCAAAAAAGTATCGGGACCCCACAACAAACCGGCATATTCCTTACAG GGAGAACAAAAACTTAACAGGGACTGCTCGTTACGCAAGTTGTAATACGCATCTAGGAATTG AGCAAAGCCGTCGGGATGATTTAGAGTCTCTTGGCTATGTTCTGTTGTATTTTTTACGAGGAAG CCTCCCTTGGCAGGGTCTAAAAGCTGCCacaaaaaagcaaaagtatGACAAAATATGTGAGAAGAAGGTATCAACACCTATTGAG GTCCTTTGCAAGTCTCATCCTGCGGAATTTGCATCTTATTTCCATTATTGCCAATCTTTAACCTTTGACCAGCGGCCTGATTATGGATTCTTGAAGCGTTTGTTCCGTGACTTGTTTTCTCGAGAAG gatatgattttgattttgtgtttgACTGGACCATTCTCAAGTACCAGCAGACACAAAAGACGAAGTCACAg GATTTGCTGCCAGCTTCTAGAGTGACTAACAGTCGGGTAATGCCAATGCGCACTGATAAGCTTAAAG GAGTCAATGACGCTTCTTGTTCAGCAGAGGTTCTGGAGTGCAGAGGATCATATAATCGCACTCGCCCAGATGCAGATATGCAGCATAGGCCATCAGTAGCTGAGAAAATGAGTTCTGATCATCATTTTGGGAAACAT AGTATGGGCAATGCATCAATTCCGTCTGCTTCATTTGTTCTGCCCAGTACCTTCAATCGAAATTTTCAGAAACCCGAGGGACCAGATGAAGCTGCAAATATTGGTCGTGGACATGGGAATAAAACCGGTGCTTCAAGCAGTTGGATGCCATTGTAA
- the LOC102612057 gene encoding VAN3-binding protein isoform X1 — MSSCMMKSSSQKLENIDENGPAKWLPLSCAPPETPTESMEFLARSWSLSAMELSTALSTTHVSLNSLDIDKTPPSSDVEACGASSTVLTESLASHQQVANEGSAPISPRDSEEMREIFVLHQALHPEFLSSQPLLKNGLYKSIMRGRTMGRWLKDQKERKKQEIRAHNAQLHAAVSVVGVAAAIAAITAATTTSQEMTTVQQKSSCKTSAAVASAAALVASHCIEIAEDMGADHDQILTVVNSAVNARTNGDIMTLTAGAATALRGAATLRARLQKGYGMTTISLAEEKGHEGKESNISAALNLVSKGGELLKRTRKGALHWKQVSFNINSNLQVVAKLKSKHMAGAFTKKKKCIVSAVICDIPRWPPRESEDDSEQRAYFGIKTADRVIEFECRNKGDKQMWVEGIQHILNCCANLR; from the exons A TGAGCTCATGCATGATGAAAAGCTCATCGCAAAAGCTGGAAAATATAGACGAAAATGGTCCTGCAAAGTGGCTGCCGTTATCATGTGCTCCACCTGAAACTCCTACAGAGTCCATGGAGTTCCTGGCAAGATCATGGAGCCTCTCGGCTATGGAGCTCTCCACAGCTCTATCAACCACTCATGTATCTTTAAACAGTCTTGACATTGACAAGACACCTCCGTCTTCTGACGTTGAGGCTTGTGGTGCAAGCTCCACAGTCTTGACAGAATCT CTTGCTTCACATCAGCAGGTAGCTAATGAGGGTAGCGCTCCAATTTCTCCCAGAGACAGTGAAGAAATGAGG GAAATCTTTGTACTTCACCAAGCACTCCACCCAGAATTCCTTTCCAGTCAACCGCTGCTCAAAAATGGG CTATACAAGAGTATAATGAGAGGGCGAACAATGGGCAGATGGTTAAAAGATCAGAAGGAGAGGAAGAAGCAGGAGATCAGAGCCCATAACGCTCAACTACACGCAGCTGTATCTGTGGTGGGGGTTGCTGCTGCCATTGCAGCAATCACTGCCGCCACTACAACCTCACAAGAAATGACAACCGTCCAACAGAAGTCATCTTGCAAAACATCAGCTGCAGTTGCATCAGCAGCAGCTTTGGTAGCATCTCATTGCATCGAGATTGCAGAGGACATGGGGGCTGATCATGATCAAATCCTAACTGTTGTCAACTCAGCAGTTAATGCAAGGACTAACGGGGATATCATGACCCTAACCGCTGGGGCAGCAACAG CCTTACGAGGAGCTGCAACCTTAAGAGCAAGGCTGCAGAAAGGGTATGGGATGACAACCATTTCTTTGGCCGAGGAAAAGGGGCATGAAGGCAAAGAATCAAACATTTCAGCAGCATTGAATCTTGTCTCCAAAGGGGGAGAACTTCTCAAACGCACAAGGAAGG GAGCTTTACACTGGAAGCAAGTTTCTTTCAACATTAATTCAAATCTGCAA GTGGTAGCCAAACTGAAAAGCAAGCACATGGCAGGAGCAttcacaaaaaagaaaaagt GTATAGTCTCTGCAGTCATATGTGACATCCCAAGATGGCCTCCAAGGGAGAGTGAAGACGACAGCGAGCAGAGAGCTTACTTTGGGATAAAAACAGCTGATAGGGTAATTGAATTTGAGTGCAGAAACAAAGGTGACAAACAGATGTGGGTTGAGGGAATCCAGCATATTTTGAATTGCTGTGCCAACTTAAGATAA
- the LOC102612057 gene encoding VAN3-binding protein isoform X2, with translation MSSCMMKSSSQKLENIDENGPAKWLPLSCAPPETPTESMEFLARSWSLSAMELSTALSTTHVSLNSLDIDKTPPSSDVEACGASSTVLTESQVANEGSAPISPRDSEEMREIFVLHQALHPEFLSSQPLLKNGLYKSIMRGRTMGRWLKDQKERKKQEIRAHNAQLHAAVSVVGVAAAIAAITAATTTSQEMTTVQQKSSCKTSAAVASAAALVASHCIEIAEDMGADHDQILTVVNSAVNARTNGDIMTLTAGAATALRGAATLRARLQKGYGMTTISLAEEKGHEGKESNISAALNLVSKGGELLKRTRKGALHWKQVSFNINSNLQVVAKLKSKHMAGAFTKKKKCIVSAVICDIPRWPPRESEDDSEQRAYFGIKTADRVIEFECRNKGDKQMWVEGIQHILNCCANLR, from the exons A TGAGCTCATGCATGATGAAAAGCTCATCGCAAAAGCTGGAAAATATAGACGAAAATGGTCCTGCAAAGTGGCTGCCGTTATCATGTGCTCCACCTGAAACTCCTACAGAGTCCATGGAGTTCCTGGCAAGATCATGGAGCCTCTCGGCTATGGAGCTCTCCACAGCTCTATCAACCACTCATGTATCTTTAAACAGTCTTGACATTGACAAGACACCTCCGTCTTCTGACGTTGAGGCTTGTGGTGCAAGCTCCACAGTCTTGACAGAATCT CAGGTAGCTAATGAGGGTAGCGCTCCAATTTCTCCCAGAGACAGTGAAGAAATGAGG GAAATCTTTGTACTTCACCAAGCACTCCACCCAGAATTCCTTTCCAGTCAACCGCTGCTCAAAAATGGG CTATACAAGAGTATAATGAGAGGGCGAACAATGGGCAGATGGTTAAAAGATCAGAAGGAGAGGAAGAAGCAGGAGATCAGAGCCCATAACGCTCAACTACACGCAGCTGTATCTGTGGTGGGGGTTGCTGCTGCCATTGCAGCAATCACTGCCGCCACTACAACCTCACAAGAAATGACAACCGTCCAACAGAAGTCATCTTGCAAAACATCAGCTGCAGTTGCATCAGCAGCAGCTTTGGTAGCATCTCATTGCATCGAGATTGCAGAGGACATGGGGGCTGATCATGATCAAATCCTAACTGTTGTCAACTCAGCAGTTAATGCAAGGACTAACGGGGATATCATGACCCTAACCGCTGGGGCAGCAACAG CCTTACGAGGAGCTGCAACCTTAAGAGCAAGGCTGCAGAAAGGGTATGGGATGACAACCATTTCTTTGGCCGAGGAAAAGGGGCATGAAGGCAAAGAATCAAACATTTCAGCAGCATTGAATCTTGTCTCCAAAGGGGGAGAACTTCTCAAACGCACAAGGAAGG GAGCTTTACACTGGAAGCAAGTTTCTTTCAACATTAATTCAAATCTGCAA GTGGTAGCCAAACTGAAAAGCAAGCACATGGCAGGAGCAttcacaaaaaagaaaaagt GTATAGTCTCTGCAGTCATATGTGACATCCCAAGATGGCCTCCAAGGGAGAGTGAAGACGACAGCGAGCAGAGAGCTTACTTTGGGATAAAAACAGCTGATAGGGTAATTGAATTTGAGTGCAGAAACAAAGGTGACAAACAGATGTGGGTTGAGGGAATCCAGCATATTTTGAATTGCTGTGCCAACTTAAGATAA
- the LOC102612057 gene encoding VAN3-binding protein isoform X3 has translation MSSCMMKSSSQKLENIDENGPAKWLPLSCAPPETPTESMEFLARSWSLSAMELSTALSTTHVSLNSLDIDKTPPSSDVEACGASSTVLTESVANEGSAPISPRDSEEMREIFVLHQALHPEFLSSQPLLKNGLYKSIMRGRTMGRWLKDQKERKKQEIRAHNAQLHAAVSVVGVAAAIAAITAATTTSQEMTTVQQKSSCKTSAAVASAAALVASHCIEIAEDMGADHDQILTVVNSAVNARTNGDIMTLTAGAATALRGAATLRARLQKGYGMTTISLAEEKGHEGKESNISAALNLVSKGGELLKRTRKGALHWKQVSFNINSNLQVVAKLKSKHMAGAFTKKKKCIVSAVICDIPRWPPRESEDDSEQRAYFGIKTADRVIEFECRNKGDKQMWVEGIQHILNCCANLR, from the exons A TGAGCTCATGCATGATGAAAAGCTCATCGCAAAAGCTGGAAAATATAGACGAAAATGGTCCTGCAAAGTGGCTGCCGTTATCATGTGCTCCACCTGAAACTCCTACAGAGTCCATGGAGTTCCTGGCAAGATCATGGAGCCTCTCGGCTATGGAGCTCTCCACAGCTCTATCAACCACTCATGTATCTTTAAACAGTCTTGACATTGACAAGACACCTCCGTCTTCTGACGTTGAGGCTTGTGGTGCAAGCTCCACAGTCTTGACAGAATCT GTAGCTAATGAGGGTAGCGCTCCAATTTCTCCCAGAGACAGTGAAGAAATGAGG GAAATCTTTGTACTTCACCAAGCACTCCACCCAGAATTCCTTTCCAGTCAACCGCTGCTCAAAAATGGG CTATACAAGAGTATAATGAGAGGGCGAACAATGGGCAGATGGTTAAAAGATCAGAAGGAGAGGAAGAAGCAGGAGATCAGAGCCCATAACGCTCAACTACACGCAGCTGTATCTGTGGTGGGGGTTGCTGCTGCCATTGCAGCAATCACTGCCGCCACTACAACCTCACAAGAAATGACAACCGTCCAACAGAAGTCATCTTGCAAAACATCAGCTGCAGTTGCATCAGCAGCAGCTTTGGTAGCATCTCATTGCATCGAGATTGCAGAGGACATGGGGGCTGATCATGATCAAATCCTAACTGTTGTCAACTCAGCAGTTAATGCAAGGACTAACGGGGATATCATGACCCTAACCGCTGGGGCAGCAACAG CCTTACGAGGAGCTGCAACCTTAAGAGCAAGGCTGCAGAAAGGGTATGGGATGACAACCATTTCTTTGGCCGAGGAAAAGGGGCATGAAGGCAAAGAATCAAACATTTCAGCAGCATTGAATCTTGTCTCCAAAGGGGGAGAACTTCTCAAACGCACAAGGAAGG GAGCTTTACACTGGAAGCAAGTTTCTTTCAACATTAATTCAAATCTGCAA GTGGTAGCCAAACTGAAAAGCAAGCACATGGCAGGAGCAttcacaaaaaagaaaaagt GTATAGTCTCTGCAGTCATATGTGACATCCCAAGATGGCCTCCAAGGGAGAGTGAAGACGACAGCGAGCAGAGAGCTTACTTTGGGATAAAAACAGCTGATAGGGTAATTGAATTTGAGTGCAGAAACAAAGGTGACAAACAGATGTGGGTTGAGGGAATCCAGCATATTTTGAATTGCTGTGCCAACTTAAGATAA
- the LOC102613371 gene encoding probable lactoylglutathione lyase, chloroplastic, translated as MAFDRLTPDDKLNQRKQINLRHRERHSREAKKMLRTLPIASPSSLTVSTYNKTSLPSQSSLKLSPFCVNNDGGNNISYCYSTSRRLALFQLGAAIPQSHFFGAKALKLLRAEGSTIEASTSGNMAPTSNTVTEQNVLDWVKSDKRRMLHVVYRVGDLDKTIKFYTECLGMKLLRKRDIPEDRYTNAFLGYGPEDSHFVVELTYNYGVDKYDIGTGFGHFGIAVEDVAKTVDLVKAKGGKVTREPGPVKGGNTVIAFIEDPDGYKFELLERGPTPEPLCQVMLRVGDLDRAINFYKKAFGMELLRKRDNPDYKYTIAVMGYGPEDKNAVLELTYNHGVTEYDKGNGYAQIAIGTDDVYKTAEAIKLSGGKITREPGPLPGINTKITACLDPDGWKSVFVDNLDFLKELE; from the exons ATGGCATTTGACAGATTGACACCTGATGATAAACTGAATCAAAGGAAGCAAATAAACCTCAGGCACAGAGAGAGACACTCACGAGAGGCAAAGAAAATGCTGAGAACATTACCAATTGCTTCACCTTCTTCTCTCACAGTTTCCACGTACAATAAAACTTCTCTTCCTTCACAATCCTCATTGAAATTATCTCCTTTCTGCGTTAACAATGATGGCGGTAACAACATCTCTTACTGTTACAGTACTTCTCGGAGACTCGCTCTCTTTCAGCTCGGTGCTG CTATCCCACAGTCACATTTTTTTGGTGCAAAAGCATTGAAGTTGTTGAGAGCAGAAGGAAGTACAATAGAAGCCAGCACGTCTGGGAATATGGCACCAACAAGCAACACTGTTACTGAGCAAAATGTGTTAGATTGGGTTAAAAGTGATAAGAGAAGAATGCTTCATGTTGTTTATCGTGTAGGAGATTTGGATAAAACTATTAA ATTTTACACTGAATGCTTGGGGATGAAGCTGTTAAGAAAACGTGACATACCAGAAGATAGATACACCAATGCATTTCTTGGATATGGACCTGAAGATTCCCATTTTGTTGTTGAACTTACTTACA ACTATGGAGTCGATAAATATGACATCGGAACTGGATTTGGCCATTTTGGCATTGCAGTGGAGGAT GTTGCAAAAACAGTAGATCTTGTAAAGGCAAAAGGGGGAAAAGTGACCAGGGAACCTGGTCCTGTTAAAGGTGGCAATACCGTCATTGCTTTTATTGAAGATCCAGATGGTTACAAGTTTGAGCTTTTGGAGAGAGGGCCAACACCTGAGCCCCTATGTCAAGTAATGCTTAGAGTGGGTGATCTTGATCGTGCTATAAATTTCTACAAGAAG GCTTTTGGCATGGAACTTCTGCGGAAAAGAGATAACCCTGATTACAAG TATACAATAGCTGTGATGGGCTATGGTCCTGAAGATAAAAATGCTGTGCTGGAACTGACATATAACCATGGAGTCACAGAATATGACAAAGGAAATGGTTACGCTCAG atTGCAATAGGCACAGATGATGTTTACAAGACAGCTGAAGCAATCAAACTGAGTGGTGGAAAGATTACCCGTGAACCTGGGCCCCTGCCTGGTATCAACACAAAGATTACTGCTTGCTTGGATCCTGATGGCTGGAAATCT GTCTTTGTCGATAATCTTGACTTTCTCAAGGAGCTAGAATGA
- the LOC102611770 gene encoding aquaporin TIP4-1, which produces MAKIALGSHREATQPDCIKALVVEFITTFLFVFVGVGSAMAADKLVGNALVGLFFVAVAHAFVVAVMISAGHISGGHLNPAVTLGLLFGGHITFFRSILYWIDQLLASSAACFLLSYLTGGLSTPVHTLASGVGYFQGIIWEIILTFSLLFTVYATIVDPKKGSIDGLGPLLTGFVVGANILAGGPFSGASMNPARSFGPALVSGDWTDHWVYWVGPLIGGGLAGFIYEHFFIVRSHVPIPYEEARF; this is translated from the exons ATGGCAAAAATAGCCCTAGGGAGCCACCGAGAGGCCACGCAGCCCGACTGCATTAAGGCCCTCGTCGTTGAGTTCATCACCACcttcctttttgttttcgtCGGAGTTGGATCTGCCATGGCTGCAG ATAAGCTAGTGGGAAATGCTCTAGTGGGATTGTTCTTTGTGGCCGTGGCTCATGCTTTTGTGGTGGCCGTCATGATCTCCGCCGGCCACATTTCCGGTGGTCACCTTAACCCGGCAGTTACTCTTGGCCTCCTTTTCGGTGGCCACATCACCTTCTTCCGATCCATCCTTTATTGGATTGATCAATTGTTAGCTTCTTCAGCAGCTTGTTTTCTCCTCAGTTATCTCACTGGTGGATTG AGTACACCAGTCCACACTCTGGCTAGCGGCGTAGGCTATTTTCAAGGGATCATATGGGAGATTATTCTGACATTCTCCTTGCTATTCACCGTCTATGCCACTATCGTGGACCCCAAGAAGGGATCAATTGATGGGCTTGGCCCATTACTTACTGGGTTTGTGGTGGGGGCAAACATCTTGGCTGGTGGACCTTTCTCCGGCGCCTCAATGAACCCGGCACGATCCTTCGGACCGGCTTTGGTAAGCGGAGACTGGACCGATCATTGGGTTTACTGGGTTGGGCCTCTCATTGGAGGTGGGCTTGCTGGGTTCATTTATGAACATTTCTTCATCGTCAGGTCTCATGTTCCCATTCCGTACGAGGAAGCCagattttaa